Proteins encoded together in one Porites lutea chromosome 2, jaPorLute2.1, whole genome shotgun sequence window:
- the LOC140926990 gene encoding uncharacterized protein: MNFDAVNKLSIAFAVMVFCIFALTSFLVASSLFYAVYKERKLRIPSAMLVLNLCAAGLLVGVVSGSFTLLADVLQLSSCESSQFSYLKSYVEAFSMSIYFQALFIIAVMRYGLALCGEKLCRVSMKQIGVFISLTWIISLVYAALVSFYEQQERINFAAYPRGVAAAQFTFLGLMHFGAMFIYGNLVIYFHQKKDNLPPDFYSIDSSSRRIAQRNIRVSIKNIQMTALLVGTLSACHLPNLVVLVTAMLTGQLSHKAKVFTVALIHCGTVIHFVLYGYLNKRFKRIIRPMKHRFIDRVTNRKRRRKINEFLPPSYLSTSSGGISFNNSRDNSELTRSKLAFLYR, from the coding sequence ATGAATTTTGACGCTGTAAATAAGCTGAGTATAGCATTTGCTGTCATGGTGTTCTGTATTTTCGCTTTGACCTCTTTCTTGGTTGCTTCAAGCTTATTTTACGCCGTCTACAAGGAAAGGAAGCTACGCATACCTTCGGCCATGCTGGTGTTGAACCTGTGTGCTGCAGGACTTCTTGTAGGAGTTGTATCAGGGTCTTTTACATTGCTGGCCGACGTACTGCAGTTAAGCTCTTGCGAGTCTTCGCAATTCAGTTACTTGAAAAGTTACGTTGAAGCATTTTCCATGAGTATATATTTTCAGGCCTTGTTCATTATTGCCGTTATGAGATATGGCCTGGCTCTGTGCGGAGaaaaactttgtcgcgtttccATGAAGCAAATCGGAGTTTTCATCAGTTTAACGTGGATCATTTCTTTAGTTTATGCAGCGCTTGTGTCATTTTACGAACAGCAAGAACGTATCAATTTCGCCGCATACCCACGGGGAGTAGCTGCAGCACAATTTACATTTCTCGGTCTCATGCATTTTGGAGCAATGTTTATTTACGGAAACTTGGTCATTTATTTTCACCAAAAGAAGGACAATTTACCACCAGATTTTTACAGCATCGACTCTAGCAGCCGACGAATCGCGCAAAGGAATATTCGCGTATCGATTAAGAATATTCAAATGACTGCTCTACTCGTGGGTACGTTAAGCGCATGTCATTTACCGAATCTCGTCGTTCTGGTTACGGCCATGTTGACCGGTCAGCTGTCACACAAAGCAAAAGTATTCACGGTCGCTTTGATTCATTGTGGAACTGTCATTCATTTCGTTCTTTACGGATATCTTAACAAGCGGTTTAAGCGGATTATTAGACCGATGAAGCATCGATTTATTGACAGAGTGACAAACAGGAAAAGGAGGAGAAAGATCAACGAGTTTCTTCCACCCAGTTACCTTTCAACTTCTTCCGGTGGAATTAGTTTCAACAACTCGCGAGACAATTCAGAGCTGACACGAAGTAAACTTGCTTTTTTATATCGATGA